One region of Epilithonimonas zeae genomic DNA includes:
- a CDS encoding T9SS type A sorting domain-containing protein, whose translation MKTRFIILFTFLNSLFYHSQLSQLDINFDNYISETNNDLKNYFTYRANNYKLFKDGSNYVVQTPVNDVFPDTFLTLCPKYHGVDNETMKISIDFKTKFHTGTGKGHAAGIYIFKDGQQGRIFGSYITNKTLYIGGLENSNDITDFQLGTSDGYIDNTWYRLSLEISKIGINKYRLKTDIYSLGESGTLAPKKIIGRTNEGNNYNFNPNNNVIINLTSTTNGYGKYLDNFSIYGNRSNLSNCSNLNTSDVKRKNIFIAPNPAKDIIHVSTEKTLKSVDIYDSLGKLIKTDFKNNIDISQFSKGNYILKIKTDQGETTEKLIKE comes from the coding sequence ATGAAAACAAGATTTATTATCTTATTCACTTTTTTAAATTCACTTTTTTATCATTCTCAATTGTCGCAATTAGATATAAATTTTGATAATTACATTTCTGAAACAAATAATGATTTAAAAAATTATTTTACTTATCGTGCAAATAATTATAAATTATTTAAAGATGGATCTAATTATGTTGTACAGACACCTGTAAATGATGTTTTCCCTGACACATTTTTAACTTTATGTCCAAAGTATCATGGGGTTGATAACGAAACGATGAAAATTAGTATTGATTTTAAAACTAAATTTCACACAGGTACAGGTAAAGGACATGCTGCAGGCATATATATATTTAAAGATGGTCAACAAGGACGTATTTTTGGAAGTTATATAACAAATAAAACATTATATATTGGTGGATTAGAGAATAGTAATGATATTACTGATTTTCAATTAGGTACAAGTGATGGCTATATTGATAACACTTGGTACCGACTTTCATTGGAAATTTCAAAAATAGGTATTAACAAATATCGTCTTAAAACAGATATTTATTCCTTGGGAGAATCTGGAACTTTAGCACCAAAAAAAATAATTGGACGTACAAATGAAGGTAATAATTATAATTTCAATCCCAATAATAATGTTATAATTAATCTAACATCTACTACTAACGGTTATGGAAAATATCTAGATAATTTTTCGATTTATGGTAATAGATCCAACCTTTCTAATTGCTCTAATCTAAATACTTCAGATGTTAAAAGAAAAAACATTTTTATAGCACCTAATCCGGCAAAAGACATTATCCATGTTTCTACTGAAAAAACATTAAAATCAGTTGATATCTATGATTCATTAGGAAAATTAATTAAGACCGATTTCAAAAACAATATTGATATTTCTCAATTTTCAAAGGGGAACTACATCTTAAAAATCAAAACGGATCAAGGTGAGACTACTGAGAAACTAATTAAAGAATAA